A genomic window from Exiguobacterium acetylicum DSM 20416 includes:
- a CDS encoding SA1362 family protein, which produces MIRQRIGSTFALVVLLFAFVGFGYKLVNNPSSLFSQLLFFGITAGIIFLLFKFLTRNRSVGNGANAQYRKSVAQSKKMHGSSNSVRRTDFKKKPVKSSKAPASNKVRPLRDRSKAPHLTVIEGKKRQKEKTCFLNFRSTLKRRFVTRRISFFRVQSVSTQPIYGKLRYSSAQSIPYPTTK; this is translated from the coding sequence ATGATCAGACAACGCATTGGTTCTACATTTGCACTCGTCGTGTTACTGTTCGCTTTTGTCGGCTTCGGATATAAACTCGTCAACAATCCAAGTAGTCTGTTTTCACAATTGCTGTTCTTCGGGATTACCGCCGGGATTATCTTCTTACTCTTTAAGTTCCTGACTCGTAATCGAAGCGTCGGAAATGGTGCGAACGCTCAGTACCGAAAATCCGTCGCTCAATCAAAAAAAATGCATGGCTCTTCGAATTCTGTTCGCCGGACAGACTTTAAGAAAAAACCGGTCAAGTCTTCAAAAGCGCCGGCATCGAATAAAGTCAGACCGTTGCGGGATCGTTCAAAAGCGCCTCACCTGACAGTCATCGAAGGAAAAAAAAGGCAAAAAGAAAAAACGTGCTTTCTAAATTTCAGAAGTACATTAAAAAGGAGATTCGTCACGCGACGAATCTCCTTTTTTCGTGTTCAATCCGTTTCGACCCAACCGATATACGGTAAATTGCGGTATTCCTCAGCACAATCGATTCCGTACCCAACAACGAAGTAA
- a CDS encoding DUF1385 domain-containing protein, whose product MKTTNPPVGGQAIVEGVMFQNATHAVSAIRRNDDSIETFAQQKPVRPRIAKGKRIPLLRGLFALMESSANGASHMNFASDRYGVKPGEEEPEEATASPLTKWLGVAVVGILSFFFGKLLFTLLPAFLASLFDVFPALSGHVIQNVIEATIKLTLLFSYLYVISLTPLVKRLFQYHGAEHKVINCVESGRPLTVENVRVSSRLHYRCGSSFLIFTVIVGFFVYLIVPTDPLWLRLVCRIALLPVVIGLSFEVLQLTNKAQHIKGLRVIALPGLWLQYLTTKEPDDSQIEVAIYAFEALEKQEHNLHENALG is encoded by the coding sequence ATGAAAACGACTAATCCGCCAGTCGGTGGTCAAGCCATCGTCGAAGGCGTCATGTTCCAAAATGCGACCCATGCAGTCTCCGCGATTCGTCGAAATGATGATTCGATCGAGACGTTTGCCCAGCAAAAACCGGTTCGACCACGAATCGCCAAAGGAAAACGAATTCCACTTTTGCGTGGTCTCTTTGCTTTGATGGAGTCCTCAGCGAATGGCGCAAGTCATATGAACTTCGCAAGTGATCGCTACGGTGTCAAACCGGGTGAAGAAGAACCGGAAGAGGCGACTGCCAGTCCTTTGACGAAATGGCTCGGCGTAGCTGTCGTCGGGATCCTATCATTCTTTTTCGGTAAATTACTCTTTACGTTACTACCTGCTTTCCTTGCATCGCTATTCGATGTATTTCCAGCCTTGTCTGGACATGTCATTCAAAACGTCATTGAAGCAACAATCAAATTAACGCTTTTGTTCAGTTATCTCTACGTGATTTCGTTGACCCCGCTTGTTAAACGACTTTTCCAATATCATGGTGCTGAGCATAAAGTCATCAATTGCGTCGAGTCAGGACGTCCACTTACGGTCGAGAACGTTCGCGTCAGCAGTCGGCTTCATTACCGGTGCGGCTCGAGTTTCTTGATCTTCACCGTCATCGTCGGATTTTTCGTCTATCTGATCGTGCCAACGGATCCGCTTTGGTTGCGTCTCGTCTGCCGAATCGCTTTATTACCGGTCGTCATCGGTCTTTCATTTGAAGTGTTACAGCTGACGAATAAAGCACAGCACATTAAAGGACTTCGCGTCATCGCCTTGCCTGGCCTATGGTTGCAGTACTTGACGACGAAGGAACCGGATGATTCACAGATCGAGGTTGCGATTTATGCGTTTGAAGCGTTGGAAAAACAGGAACATAACCTACATGAGAATGCACTGGGTTAA
- the aroQ gene encoding type II 3-dehydroquinate dehydratase yields MRVLILNGPNLNLLGTREPDTYGTATLADLEHDLRAYFPNIQFRFEQSNHEGRLIDVLHEERGADGIVFNAAAYTHTSIALRDAIAAIEAPVIEVHLSNVHARESFRHHSMIASVCQGVIAGLGMTGYRLATEALQALQQSEQGGNQS; encoded by the coding sequence TTGCGTGTCTTGATATTAAACGGACCAAACTTGAATTTACTCGGAACACGCGAACCGGATACATATGGAACGGCGACATTAGCCGACTTAGAACACGACCTTCGCGCTTATTTTCCGAACATTCAGTTTCGGTTTGAACAATCGAACCATGAAGGACGACTGATTGATGTTCTTCACGAGGAACGGGGAGCGGACGGCATCGTCTTCAATGCAGCTGCCTATACGCATACGAGTATCGCGTTACGTGACGCGATCGCTGCGATCGAAGCACCCGTCATCGAGGTCCATCTATCGAATGTCCATGCACGTGAATCCTTCCGTCATCATTCGATGATCGCATCCGTCTGTCAAGGCGTCATTGCTGGACTTGGCATGACGGGATATCGTCTGGCAACGGAAGCACTTCAAGCTTTACAACAATCAGAACAAGGGGGAAATCAATCATGA
- a CDS encoding M24 family metallopeptidase, protein MKQRIEALQAALKERDLPGLLVTKAENIRYISGFTGSSGACLVTEEQAYFVTDFRYTEQAADQVKGMEIVQIERSIPETMGELMAGARVRAVGVEKDAMTLGAFEAYDQASAIELVPTTGIIENLRLIKDSSEIKMIKEAVELADATFQHILTYIQPGRTELEVSNELEFFMRKHGATSSSFDTIVASGHRSALPHGVASSKVIATGELVTLDFGALLNGYVSDITRTVAVGPINAELQKIYDTVLQAQLAGVDGLKPGITGIEADALTRDIIKEAGYGEYFGHSTGHGIGLEVHEGPGLSFRSETKLEPGMIVTVEPGIYVPQVGGCRIEDDVLITETGREILSSSPKELITL, encoded by the coding sequence ATGAAACAACGGATCGAGGCGTTACAAGCAGCTTTAAAGGAACGGGACCTTCCAGGATTACTCGTCACGAAGGCAGAGAACATTCGTTACATTTCCGGCTTCACGGGTTCAAGTGGTGCATGTCTCGTAACAGAAGAGCAAGCGTACTTCGTGACGGATTTCCGTTACACGGAGCAAGCGGCAGACCAAGTTAAAGGAATGGAGATCGTCCAAATCGAACGGTCGATTCCAGAGACGATGGGCGAATTGATGGCAGGAGCGCGTGTTCGCGCGGTTGGTGTCGAAAAGGATGCGATGACACTCGGTGCTTTTGAAGCGTACGATCAAGCTTCGGCAATCGAGCTTGTTCCGACGACAGGAATCATTGAAAACCTACGCTTGATTAAGGATTCGTCAGAGATTAAGATGATTAAGGAAGCGGTGGAGCTCGCAGACGCGACCTTCCAACACATCTTGACGTACATTCAACCAGGACGAACAGAACTTGAAGTATCAAATGAACTAGAATTCTTCATGCGCAAGCATGGAGCGACGTCTTCTTCTTTCGATACGATCGTGGCGTCAGGCCATCGTTCTGCCTTGCCGCACGGTGTTGCCAGCTCGAAAGTCATTGCGACGGGTGAGCTCGTGACGCTTGATTTCGGAGCGCTCTTGAACGGTTATGTTTCAGATATCACACGGACTGTCGCAGTCGGTCCGATCAATGCCGAATTGCAGAAGATCTACGATACAGTCTTACAAGCGCAACTAGCGGGTGTCGATGGCTTAAAACCAGGTATCACTGGAATCGAAGCGGACGCGTTGACACGTGATATCATCAAAGAAGCAGGTTACGGTGAGTACTTCGGTCACTCGACGGGACACGGTATTGGTCTAGAAGTACATGAAGGACCTGGCTTGTCGTTCCGCTCTGAGACGAAACTTGAACCGGGCATGATCGTTACGGTCGAACCAGGTATCTACGTGCCGCAAGTTGGCGGATGCCGGATTGAAGATGACGTCTTGATCACGGAAACAGGTCGAGAAATTCTTTCGTCTTCACCAAAAGAACTGATCACTCTCTAA
- the efp gene encoding elongation factor P — MVSVNDLKTGLTIKTSDGMIWQVLEFQHVKPGKGAAFVRTKMRNIRNGNIQEMTFRGGERVERAHIERNKMQYLYPMGETYVFMDTESYEQLELTTAQVEAALPYLLENMEVQIAVYNGEILGLELPNTVVMTIVEAEPGVKGDTASNVKKNATVETGHIIQVPLFIEAGEKVTVDTRTGDFTGRYNG, encoded by the coding sequence ATGGTATCAGTAAACGATTTAAAAACAGGATTAACGATTAAAACTTCAGACGGTATGATTTGGCAAGTACTTGAATTCCAACATGTTAAACCAGGTAAAGGGGCAGCTTTCGTTCGGACGAAAATGCGTAACATCCGTAACGGAAACATCCAAGAGATGACATTCCGTGGTGGTGAGCGTGTCGAGCGTGCACACATCGAGCGTAACAAGATGCAATACCTTTACCCAATGGGTGAGACTTACGTCTTCATGGACACAGAATCGTATGAGCAATTGGAATTGACGACGGCGCAAGTCGAAGCAGCTCTTCCATACTTGCTTGAAAACATGGAAGTTCAAATCGCGGTTTACAACGGCGAAATCCTAGGTCTTGAATTACCGAACACAGTCGTCATGACGATCGTTGAAGCAGAGCCTGGCGTTAAGGGTGATACAGCTTCGAACGTCAAGAAAAATGCGACAGTGGAGACAGGTCACATCATTCAAGTACCACTCTTCATCGAAGCAGGCGAAAAAGTAACGGTTGATACACGTACAGGTGATTTCACAGGTCGTTACAACGGATAA
- the accB gene encoding acetyl-CoA carboxylase biotin carboxyl carrier protein, with protein MKIDQLKQVLEMLDQSSVNELSLETDTYKLKLKKQGETVTVSHQAPAAPVAAPAPVKQAAAPVEEEATADDTVTINALMVGTFYSRPNPDKPAYVKVGDQIEVGQIVCVLEAMKLFNNLNSEVSGTVVEILVADGDLVEFGQPLFRIRP; from the coding sequence ATGAAAATCGATCAGCTGAAACAAGTACTCGAAATGCTCGATCAGTCGAGTGTAAATGAACTCTCACTCGAGACGGATACGTATAAATTAAAGTTGAAGAAACAAGGAGAAACGGTGACGGTCTCGCACCAAGCACCCGCTGCTCCAGTGGCGGCACCTGCTCCTGTGAAGCAAGCAGCGGCACCAGTCGAGGAAGAGGCGACTGCGGATGATACGGTCACGATCAATGCCTTGATGGTCGGAACGTTCTATTCACGTCCGAATCCGGATAAACCGGCATACGTCAAAGTCGGGGATCAGATTGAAGTAGGTCAGATCGTCTGTGTCCTTGAAGCGATGAAACTCTTCAACAACTTAAACTCGGAAGTATCTGGAACGGTCGTCGAGATTCTTGTCGCCGATGGAGATCTCGTTGAATTTGGTCAACCACTCTTCCGGATCCGTCCGTAA